A genomic segment from Luteibacter aegosomatis encodes:
- the kdpB gene encoding potassium-transporting ATPase subunit KdpB: MTTHAHAPRGFDRALVIRALRDAFTKLSPRTQFRNPVMFVVFVCSVLTTLLWIQALAGHGEAPTAFIFWVTLWLWFTLLFANFAEALAEGRGKAQADALRGSRRDVAAKKLASASRDAAIVFTPSSELRAGHFVLVEAGDTVPGDGEVVVGAASVDESAITGESAPVIRESGGDRSAVTGGTRVLSDWLVVRITSNPGESFLDRMISMVEGASRRKTPNEIALTILLAKFTLIFLLACATLLPYSIYSVQAAGTGSPITLTVLTALLVCLIPTTIGALLSAIGIAGMDRMIRANVIATSGRAVEAAGDVDVLLLDKTGTITLGNRQAVAFHPAPGIEERELAEAAELASRADETPEGRSIVALAAKTFGWESRRGDDRRAVFVPFTAQTRMSGVDVGKRHIRKGAMDAVERYLDSQDSHMPPLVRRMAEDVARRGATPLVVVDGALTLGVVELKDIVKDGIKERFAEMRRMGIRTVMITGDNPLTAAAIAAEAGVDDFLAEATPEAKLKLIRDIQAENRLVAMCGDGTNDAPALAQADVAVAMNSGTQAAKEAGNMVDLDSNPTKLIEVVGIGKQMLITRGALTTFSIANDIAKYFAIIPAAFASTYPALNTLNVMRLATPQSAILSAVIFNALIIIFLIPLALKGVAYRALGAGALLRRNLLVYGLGGVVVPFIGIKLIDMLLVLVGLA, from the coding sequence ATGACTACCCATGCCCACGCGCCGCGCGGCTTCGATCGCGCGCTGGTGATCCGCGCCCTGCGCGACGCGTTCACCAAGCTTTCCCCTCGCACGCAGTTCCGCAACCCGGTGATGTTCGTCGTGTTCGTGTGCAGCGTGCTCACCACGTTGCTGTGGATTCAGGCCCTTGCCGGCCATGGCGAGGCGCCCACGGCCTTCATCTTCTGGGTGACCCTGTGGCTGTGGTTCACGTTGCTGTTCGCCAACTTCGCCGAAGCCCTCGCGGAGGGGCGCGGCAAGGCCCAGGCCGATGCGCTGCGTGGCTCCCGCCGCGACGTGGCGGCGAAGAAGCTGGCGTCGGCCTCGCGCGACGCGGCGATCGTGTTCACGCCGTCGAGCGAACTGCGTGCCGGTCACTTCGTGCTCGTGGAGGCGGGCGACACCGTGCCCGGCGACGGCGAAGTCGTGGTCGGCGCCGCCAGCGTCGACGAGAGCGCCATCACCGGCGAATCCGCTCCCGTCATCCGCGAATCCGGCGGCGATCGCAGCGCCGTGACCGGCGGCACGCGGGTACTGTCGGACTGGCTGGTGGTGCGCATTACCAGCAACCCGGGCGAGAGCTTCCTCGACCGCATGATTTCGATGGTGGAAGGCGCCTCGCGCCGCAAGACGCCGAACGAGATCGCGCTGACCATCCTGCTGGCGAAGTTCACGCTGATCTTCCTGCTGGCTTGCGCCACGTTGTTGCCGTATTCCATCTACAGCGTGCAGGCGGCCGGCACCGGCAGCCCGATCACCCTCACCGTGCTGACCGCGCTGCTGGTGTGCCTGATCCCGACCACCATCGGCGCCCTGCTCTCGGCCATCGGCATCGCCGGCATGGATCGCATGATCCGCGCCAACGTGATCGCCACTTCCGGTCGCGCAGTGGAGGCCGCGGGCGACGTCGACGTGCTGCTGCTGGACAAGACCGGCACCATCACGCTCGGCAACCGCCAGGCCGTCGCCTTCCATCCGGCGCCGGGCATCGAGGAACGCGAGCTGGCCGAAGCGGCCGAACTGGCCTCGCGCGCCGACGAAACGCCGGAAGGTCGCAGCATCGTCGCCCTCGCGGCGAAGACCTTCGGCTGGGAATCGCGTCGCGGCGACGACCGCCGCGCCGTCTTCGTGCCTTTCACCGCGCAGACCCGCATGAGCGGCGTGGACGTCGGCAAGCGACACATCCGCAAGGGCGCCATGGACGCGGTGGAACGCTACCTCGATTCGCAGGACAGCCACATGCCTCCGCTGGTGCGCCGCATGGCCGAAGACGTGGCCCGCCGCGGCGCCACGCCGCTGGTGGTGGTCGACGGTGCGCTCACCCTGGGCGTGGTGGAACTGAAGGACATCGTCAAGGACGGCATCAAGGAGCGCTTCGCCGAGATGCGCCGCATGGGTATCCGCACGGTGATGATCACCGGCGACAACCCGCTCACCGCGGCGGCGATCGCGGCCGAGGCCGGCGTGGACGATTTCCTCGCCGAGGCGACGCCGGAAGCGAAGCTCAAGCTCATTCGCGACATCCAGGCCGAGAACCGCCTGGTGGCGATGTGCGGCGACGGCACCAACGACGCCCCCGCCCTCGCCCAGGCCGACGTGGCCGTGGCGATGAACAGCGGCACGCAGGCGGCGAAGGAAGCCGGCAACATGGTCGACCTGGATTCCAACCCGACCAAGCTCATCGAGGTGGTCGGCATCGGCAAGCAGATGCTGATCACGCGCGGCGCGCTCACCACCTTCTCCATCGCCAACGACATCGCCAAGTACTTCGCGATCATCCCGGCCGCGTTCGCCAGCACGTATCCGGCGTTGAACACGTTGAACGTGATGCGCCTGGCGACGCCGCAGAGCGCGATCCTGTCGGCGGTGATCTTCAACGCGCTGATCATCATCTTCCTCATTCCGCTGGCGCTGAAGGGCGTGGCCTATCGCGCGCTCGGCGCGGGCGCCCTGCTTCGCCGCAACCTGCTCGTCTACGGGCTCGGCGGCGTGGTGGTGCCCTTCATCGGCATCAAGCTCATCGACATGCTGCTGGTCCTGGTCGGACTGGCCTGA
- the kdpA gene encoding potassium-transporting ATPase subunit KdpA: MTANDFFQVGLFVAVLLATVKPLGQYMALVFADEPNRVNRFGTRAERLLYRLAGIRADEDMGWKRYALVMLAFNVAGLAFVYVIQRTQQWLPLNPQHFGAVEPGLAMNTAISFTSNTNWQAYGGESTMSYFTQAVALAVQNFLSAATGIAVLIALVRGFVRRGASAVGNFWVDMTRATLYVLLPLSLVVALLLVSQGVVQNVSAYLDVATVQHGTQTLPMGPAASQIAIKMLGTNGGGFFNANSAHPFENPTPFSNFIEMLSIFVIPAALCYTFGSMVGDRRQGWAILATMLLIFLPLAVGLVAAEQAGNPALHGLAVDAQASAMQSGGNMEGKETRFGIVSSGLFAAITTAASCGAVNAMHDSFTPLGGLVPMWLMQLGEVIFGGVGSGLYGMLAFAVVAVFIAGLMVGRTPEYLGKKIEAHEMKMASLAVLIPCALVVIGTAVAVMSPAGVAGVANPGAHGFSEMLYAVSSAANNNGSAFGGLSANTPFWNVLLGICMFLARFPLAIAMLAMAGSLAAKRHVPPSAGTLPTHTPLFVALLACVVIVVGALTFLPALALGPIAEQLMSVTGH; this comes from the coding sequence ATGACCGCGAACGACTTCTTCCAGGTCGGCCTCTTCGTGGCCGTGCTGCTCGCCACCGTCAAACCCCTGGGCCAGTACATGGCCCTCGTGTTCGCCGACGAGCCCAACCGCGTCAACCGCTTCGGCACCCGCGCCGAACGCCTGCTCTATCGGCTCGCCGGCATCCGTGCCGACGAAGACATGGGCTGGAAGCGCTACGCCCTCGTCATGCTCGCCTTCAACGTGGCGGGGCTGGCCTTCGTCTACGTCATCCAGCGCACGCAACAGTGGCTGCCGCTCAACCCGCAGCATTTCGGCGCGGTGGAGCCGGGCCTGGCCATGAACACCGCCATCAGCTTCACCAGCAATACCAACTGGCAGGCTTATGGCGGCGAATCGACGATGAGCTACTTCACCCAGGCCGTCGCCCTTGCCGTGCAGAACTTCCTCTCGGCGGCCACCGGCATCGCCGTGCTCATTGCGCTGGTGCGCGGTTTCGTCCGCCGCGGCGCGAGCGCCGTGGGCAATTTCTGGGTCGACATGACCCGCGCCACGCTCTACGTGTTGTTGCCGTTGTCGCTTGTGGTGGCGCTGCTCCTGGTGTCCCAGGGCGTGGTGCAGAACGTCTCGGCGTATCTCGACGTGGCCACGGTGCAGCACGGCACGCAGACCCTGCCGATGGGCCCGGCCGCCTCGCAGATCGCGATCAAGATGCTCGGTACCAACGGCGGTGGCTTCTTCAACGCCAACTCCGCGCACCCGTTCGAGAATCCGACGCCGTTCTCCAACTTCATCGAGATGCTCTCGATCTTCGTCATCCCTGCGGCGCTTTGCTATACCTTCGGCAGCATGGTGGGCGACCGCCGCCAGGGCTGGGCGATCCTGGCCACCATGCTGCTCATTTTCCTGCCGCTGGCCGTCGGCCTCGTCGCCGCGGAGCAGGCCGGCAACCCGGCGCTGCATGGCCTGGCCGTGGATGCGCAGGCTTCCGCGATGCAGAGCGGCGGCAACATGGAAGGCAAGGAAACGCGCTTCGGCATCGTTTCGTCGGGCCTGTTCGCGGCGATCACCACGGCCGCGTCCTGCGGCGCGGTGAACGCCATGCACGATTCGTTCACCCCGCTGGGCGGCCTGGTGCCGATGTGGCTGATGCAACTGGGCGAAGTGATCTTCGGCGGCGTCGGCTCGGGCCTGTACGGCATGCTCGCCTTCGCCGTGGTGGCGGTATTCATCGCCGGGCTCATGGTGGGCCGTACGCCGGAATACCTCGGCAAGAAGATCGAGGCGCACGAGATGAAGATGGCGAGCCTCGCCGTGCTGATTCCCTGCGCGCTGGTGGTGATCGGCACGGCCGTGGCGGTGATGAGTCCGGCCGGCGTCGCGGGCGTGGCCAATCCCGGCGCGCACGGTTTCAGCGAGATGCTCTATGCCGTGAGCTCGGCGGCGAACAACAACGGAAGCGCGTTCGGCGGTCTCTCGGCGAACACGCCGTTCTGGAACGTGCTGCTCGGCATCTGCATGTTCCTGGCCCGCTTCCCGCTGGCCATCGCCATGCTCGCCATGGCCGGTTCGCTCGCCGCCAAGCGCCACGTGCCTCCGTCGGCCGGCACGCTGCCCACGCATACGCCGCTGTTCGTCGCGCTGCTGGCCTGCGTCGTCATCGTCGTGGGCGCGCTCACCTTCCTTCCGGCACTCGCCCTCGGGCCGATCGCCGAACAACTGATGTCCGTCACGGGGCACTGA
- the kdpF gene encoding K(+)-transporting ATPase subunit F: MSLVYAAATVIAVALAGYLCVALLKPEWFE; this comes from the coding sequence ATGTCCCTCGTTTACGCCGCAGCCACCGTGATCGCGGTGGCTCTCGCGGGCTACCTGTGCGTGGCCCTTCTGAAGCCGGAGTGGTTCGAATGA
- a CDS encoding S9 family peptidase produces MRVLAAALLTALSAAPALAASPPLDMETIMADPDWIGPAVETPYWSVDGSHVYYSLKRDGSPVRDLYRVAATGGAPERLDPAAVAAADGSQPVFDRAHRHAAFVRHGDIFVRDLAGGTTVQVTRSTATERDPRFSLDGRLLTYRSGNDWFVWSVSGAAAPAAVLKTEDDPKVRKDDDLKEDQQALFSTLRKLRGDEDAMHADADALAAVDPGRAPEPFYLGKNLSVADTSLSPDGHWMLVVTQAKDADAGKIADLTHYVTDSGYAETEATRSYVGRNDPAPQSLRLLDLRRHLSFDLDTASLPGIGGDPLADVRAKTVAALRKDGKTERADALAAPKKRPLIVNGEYSPGIVWSDDGGQVAVQLRAIDNKDRWIATVDFDRHALVSRHRLTDTAWINWDDNDFGWLRDGRTLWYLSEESGYSQLYVRPLDGKPRALTSGRFEVDHPVLSPDGATFYVRSNKVAPYSYDVYKVPSTGGELARVTRYEGMDDFTLSPDGRMLAVLHSSPYVPSQLAVTSTDGNGARDLTDTLKPAYKAHDWLAPRIVEIPSTHGAGTIYAKLYAKGNATGRPAVLFVHGAGYLQNVHLSYPAYFREQMFHNLLVERGYVVLDMDYRASKGYGRDWRTAIYRQMGHPELEDLLDGKAWLVKQQGVDGKRVGIYGGSYGGFMTLMALLRAPGEFAAGAALRPVSDWTSYNHEYTSNILNDPQLDPEAYATSSPIRYADKLADPLLIEHGLIDDNVLASDSIRLYQRFIELHKKNFWMSLYPMERHGFVHADSWFDEYRRIDELFRERLEGSAR; encoded by the coding sequence ATGCGCGTACTCGCCGCCGCCCTTCTCACCGCCCTGTCCGCCGCACCGGCGCTCGCCGCTTCCCCGCCGCTGGACATGGAAACGATCATGGCCGACCCCGACTGGATCGGCCCCGCGGTGGAAACGCCTTACTGGAGCGTCGACGGCAGCCACGTCTACTACTCGCTCAAGCGCGACGGCAGCCCCGTGCGCGATCTCTACCGCGTGGCGGCCACCGGTGGCGCGCCGGAGCGCCTCGATCCCGCCGCCGTCGCGGCGGCCGACGGCTCGCAACCCGTGTTCGATCGAGCGCATCGCCACGCGGCGTTCGTGCGTCACGGCGACATCTTCGTACGCGACCTCGCCGGCGGCACCACCGTGCAGGTTACCCGCAGCACCGCGACCGAGCGCGATCCGCGCTTCTCGCTCGACGGCCGCCTGCTGACCTATCGCAGCGGCAACGACTGGTTCGTGTGGAGCGTCTCGGGCGCCGCCGCACCGGCCGCCGTGCTGAAGACCGAGGACGATCCGAAGGTACGCAAGGACGACGACCTCAAGGAGGACCAGCAGGCGCTGTTCTCGACGCTGCGCAAGCTTCGCGGCGACGAGGACGCGATGCATGCCGATGCCGATGCGCTCGCGGCGGTCGACCCGGGTCGCGCACCGGAGCCGTTCTACCTCGGCAAGAACCTCTCCGTGGCCGATACCTCGCTCTCGCCCGACGGCCACTGGATGCTCGTGGTCACCCAGGCCAAGGACGCCGACGCGGGCAAGATCGCCGACCTCACCCATTATGTGACCGACTCCGGTTATGCCGAAACCGAGGCCACCCGCTCCTACGTGGGTCGCAACGATCCGGCGCCACAGTCGCTGCGCCTGCTCGACCTGCGCCGGCACCTGAGCTTCGACCTCGACACGGCGTCGCTGCCCGGCATCGGCGGCGACCCGCTGGCCGACGTCCGCGCGAAGACCGTGGCCGCCTTGCGCAAGGACGGCAAGACCGAGCGCGCCGACGCGCTGGCCGCGCCGAAGAAGCGCCCGCTGATCGTCAACGGCGAATACAGCCCCGGCATCGTCTGGAGCGACGACGGCGGCCAGGTCGCCGTGCAGTTGCGCGCGATCGACAACAAGGACCGCTGGATCGCCACGGTGGACTTCGACCGCCATGCGCTGGTGAGCCGTCATCGCCTCACCGACACCGCCTGGATCAACTGGGACGACAACGACTTCGGCTGGCTGCGCGACGGTCGCACGCTGTGGTACCTGAGCGAGGAAAGCGGCTACTCGCAGCTCTACGTGCGCCCCCTCGACGGCAAGCCGCGCGCGCTCACGAGCGGGCGTTTCGAGGTGGACCACCCCGTGCTGTCGCCCGACGGCGCCACGTTCTACGTGCGCAGCAACAAGGTGGCGCCGTACAGCTACGACGTCTACAAGGTGCCGTCCACGGGCGGCGAGCTCGCGCGCGTCACCCGCTACGAAGGCATGGACGACTTCACGCTCTCGCCCGACGGCCGCATGCTGGCGGTGCTGCATTCCTCGCCCTACGTGCCGTCGCAACTGGCGGTGACGAGCACCGACGGCAACGGCGCGCGTGACCTTACCGACACGCTCAAGCCCGCCTACAAGGCCCACGACTGGCTGGCGCCGCGCATCGTGGAGATTCCCTCCACCCACGGCGCGGGCACGATCTACGCGAAGCTCTACGCCAAGGGCAACGCGACGGGCCGGCCGGCCGTGCTCTTCGTGCATGGCGCGGGTTACCTGCAGAACGTTCACCTGTCCTATCCGGCGTATTTCCGCGAGCAGATGTTCCACAACCTGCTCGTGGAACGCGGTTACGTGGTGCTCGACATGGATTACCGCGCGTCGAAGGGCTACGGCCGCGACTGGCGCACGGCGATCTACCGGCAGATGGGCCATCCCGAGCTGGAAGACCTGCTCGACGGCAAGGCCTGGCTGGTGAAGCAGCAGGGCGTCGACGGCAAGCGCGTGGGCATCTACGGCGGCAGCTACGGCGGTTTCATGACGCTGATGGCCCTCTTGCGCGCGCCGGGCGAATTCGCGGCGGGCGCCGCCTTGCGACCGGTCAGCGACTGGACCAGCTACAACCACGAGTACACCTCGAACATCCTCAATGACCCGCAGCTCGATCCGGAGGCCTACGCCACCAGCTCGCCGATCCGCTATGCCGACAAGCTGGCCGACCCCTTGCTGATCGAGCATGGTCTGATCGACGACAACGTGCTGGCGAGCGATTCGATCCGGCTCTACCAGCGCTTCATCGAGCTCCATAAGAAGAACTTCTGGATGTCGCTGTATCCGATGGAGCGGCACGGGTTCGTGCATGCCGATTCGTGGTTCGACGAGTACCGGCGGATCGATGAGCTGTTCCGGGAGCGGTTGGAAGGTTCGGCGCGGTAG
- a CDS encoding prolyl oligopeptidase family serine peptidase — MRTLYPRLLAASLLVACGAHAATNTPPPTPKRMVSETLAGVPVNDPYRWLENPDATDVKQWIDAQNTYTEATIGKAPLGKELSARIRELAITSTTRSSPTLAGGTLFYFENTPPQPQPVLVAKAWPDGPVRTLVDLNKGDGNTAITEYWPSPSGRYLAYGTAEGGSELTTIHVLDTTTGKALPDELPWAGGGTTPQALAWDADEKGVTYARFDAPTKDKPLREFDAYLAHHVLGQPPSKDTVVFGKGYSDVAEYVLHDGNGGKSTALLANEGDGGPAEVFLRNGNGAFRKLLGHDADVRSASWVGNRLFVVTFAGAPRGKVVAFDTDGKRSDVLPEGEGAIQRVTALGDGFLVVRSAGPDWWADQYDGKSAFVRRVPLPATGIVIGGVAAEKGQAKALITYAGWTVPPHWAEYDGNTGALKTVFEVKPAADYSKVRVTRVEGTSKDGTKIPVTVIAMDGTTPNGKRPTILYGYGGFDIPTTPNFIGPNLAWIERGGVLAYANIRGGNEYGEAWHEQGQKTRKQNVFDDFYAASQALIDTKWTDTRHLGILGGSNGGLLMGASLVQHPEQYRAVVAMVGIYDVPRHETAFANGPYNRSEYGSVKDPAIARAMLAYSPLHNVKPNTRYPAVLFTTGANDPRVAPWQSRKFAAAVQDASTSGYPVLLLTRMNAGHGIGAPFSQRVGNAALSMTFFATELGLGE; from the coding sequence ATGCGCACCCTCTACCCTCGCCTGCTCGCCGCGAGCCTGCTCGTGGCCTGCGGCGCCCACGCCGCCACGAACACCCCGCCGCCGACACCCAAGCGCATGGTGTCCGAAACCCTCGCCGGCGTGCCGGTGAACGATCCCTACCGCTGGCTGGAAAACCCCGACGCGACCGACGTGAAGCAGTGGATCGACGCGCAGAACACCTATACGGAAGCCACCATCGGCAAGGCGCCGCTGGGCAAGGAGCTCAGCGCGCGCATCCGCGAACTGGCGATCACCTCGACCACGCGCTCGTCGCCCACGCTGGCCGGCGGCACGCTGTTCTATTTCGAGAACACGCCCCCGCAGCCGCAGCCCGTGCTGGTGGCGAAGGCCTGGCCCGATGGACCGGTGCGTACCCTGGTCGACCTCAACAAGGGCGACGGCAACACCGCCATCACCGAATACTGGCCCTCGCCAAGCGGCCGCTACCTCGCCTACGGTACCGCCGAGGGCGGCAGCGAGCTGACCACCATCCACGTGCTCGACACGACCACCGGCAAGGCCTTGCCCGATGAACTGCCCTGGGCGGGTGGCGGCACCACGCCGCAGGCGCTGGCCTGGGATGCCGACGAGAAGGGCGTCACCTATGCCCGCTTCGACGCGCCCACCAAGGACAAGCCCCTGCGCGAGTTCGACGCCTACCTCGCCCACCATGTGCTCGGCCAGCCGCCGTCGAAAGACACCGTCGTCTTCGGCAAGGGCTACTCCGACGTGGCCGAATACGTTCTCCACGACGGCAACGGCGGCAAGAGCACGGCGCTGCTCGCCAACGAGGGCGACGGCGGCCCGGCCGAGGTGTTCCTGCGCAACGGCAACGGCGCGTTCCGCAAGCTGCTCGGCCACGACGCCGACGTGCGTTCGGCGAGCTGGGTGGGCAACCGCCTGTTCGTGGTGACCTTCGCCGGCGCGCCGCGTGGCAAGGTGGTGGCCTTCGATACCGACGGCAAGCGCAGCGATGTGCTGCCCGAAGGCGAGGGCGCCATCCAGCGCGTCACCGCGTTGGGCGACGGCTTCCTCGTGGTGCGCAGCGCCGGTCCCGACTGGTGGGCCGACCAGTACGACGGCAAGTCCGCCTTCGTGCGCCGCGTGCCCTTGCCGGCCACCGGCATCGTCATCGGCGGCGTGGCCGCCGAGAAGGGCCAGGCCAAGGCGCTCATCACCTACGCCGGCTGGACCGTGCCGCCGCACTGGGCCGAATACGACGGCAACACCGGTGCGCTGAAGACGGTGTTCGAAGTGAAGCCGGCCGCCGATTACTCGAAGGTGCGCGTGACCCGCGTCGAAGGCACCTCCAAGGACGGCACCAAGATTCCCGTCACCGTGATCGCGATGGACGGCACCACGCCCAACGGCAAGCGCCCCACCATCCTCTATGGCTACGGCGGCTTCGATATCCCGACGACTCCGAATTTCATCGGGCCGAACCTCGCCTGGATCGAACGCGGCGGCGTGCTCGCGTACGCGAACATCCGCGGCGGCAACGAGTACGGCGAGGCCTGGCACGAGCAGGGACAGAAGACGCGCAAGCAGAACGTGTTCGACGACTTCTACGCCGCATCGCAAGCACTCATCGACACGAAGTGGACCGACACCAGGCACCTGGGCATCCTCGGCGGCAGCAACGGCGGCCTGCTTATGGGCGCCTCGCTCGTGCAGCATCCGGAACAGTACCGCGCGGTGGTGGCGATGGTCGGCATCTATGACGTGCCGCGCCACGAGACCGCCTTCGCCAATGGCCCCTACAACCGCAGCGAATACGGCTCGGTGAAGGATCCCGCCATCGCCCGGGCGATGCTCGCCTACTCGCCGTTGCACAACGTCAAGCCGAACACCAGGTACCCGGCCGTGCTGTTCACCACCGGCGCCAACGACCCGCGCGTGGCCCCATGGCAGTCGCGCAAGTTCGCCGCCGCCGTGCAGGACGCCAGCACCTCGGGCTACCCCGTGCTGCTGCTCACCCGCATGAACGCCGGCCACGGCATCGGCGCGCCTTTCAGCCAGCGCGTCGGCAACGCGGCGCTGTCGATGACGTTCTTCGCCACGGAACTGGGCCTGGGCGAGTAA
- a CDS encoding BlaI/MecI/CopY family transcriptional regulator, with amino-acid sequence MKILLTDREADVMHVLWTHGPSLVAEVREHLADDLAYNTVLTVLRTLEAKGYVGHEEAGRGHRYFASVKQQAARKNAVQHLTDKLFKGSAELLFTHMVTEQKLSDEQIRRLQQLLAERTGKDASR; translated from the coding sequence ATGAAAATTCTCCTCACGGATCGGGAAGCGGACGTCATGCACGTGCTGTGGACCCACGGTCCCTCGCTCGTGGCCGAGGTTCGCGAACACCTGGCGGACGACCTCGCCTACAACACGGTGCTCACGGTGTTGCGCACCCTCGAAGCCAAGGGCTACGTGGGACATGAGGAAGCGGGGCGCGGGCACCGGTACTTCGCCAGCGTCAAGCAGCAGGCGGCACGCAAGAACGCCGTGCAGCACCTGACCGACAAGCTGTTCAAGGGTTCCGCGGAGCTGCTCTTCACGCATATGGTGACGGAGCAGAAACTGAGCGACGAGCAGATACGACGCCTGCAGCAGTTGCTGGCCGAGCGCACCGGCAAGGACGCTTCGCGGTGA
- a CDS encoding M56 family metallopeptidase, protein MIAWMLYALLVSTALSIAALVAEHAGRVRGGVTRWAWVAALFGSLVLPTALAFGSLTIPDIIGATRSPTPIVLRDVTSIPTPVVLLDVDGALPLARTVDVDTLAQATWAAMSGFMVSLMAAASLWLRRRKRGWREARLCGERVLVASDAGPAVVGVVRSRIVVPAWLLQVGKDRQRCAIAHERSHLSARDPQVVALALAVVACMPWNPWLWWQFHRLRRAIEIDCDARVLRDGHDPVVYCETLLHVGRQRSRATPILPAMSASASFLERRIRQILRRPGRWARVSAATLGCVASAMAVVAAQVTPPGNALDRYTGFYEISPISLVTVEREGNGLTIGITGQVSVPHPFHVVPTGDARFAVEGKEGTTVRFVDDAQGRPVRFVATQDGRDVIDRPRVDTARATRIRAALAARIEAQKPFPGSEKALQLLLSDTRSSAGMSAELARVRSENRAFRERFLADLGPVQSYAFTGVTKFGSDSYRVIRQHDTETVLLVLDEDGTLASALQYTGTRNW, encoded by the coding sequence GTGATCGCATGGATGCTCTATGCCTTGCTGGTGTCGACGGCATTGAGCATCGCGGCGCTCGTGGCGGAGCATGCGGGCAGGGTCCGCGGAGGTGTCACGCGGTGGGCATGGGTGGCGGCGCTCTTCGGTTCGCTGGTCCTGCCCACGGCACTCGCCTTCGGCTCCCTGACGATTCCCGACATCATCGGGGCGACCCGTTCGCCGACGCCGATCGTCCTGCGCGACGTGACATCGATTCCGACACCGGTAGTGTTGCTGGATGTCGATGGCGCCTTGCCGCTGGCCCGGACCGTCGACGTCGACACGCTCGCGCAAGCGACCTGGGCGGCGATGTCGGGGTTCATGGTGTCGCTGATGGCGGCGGCAAGCCTATGGCTGCGACGACGCAAGCGTGGATGGCGTGAAGCACGCCTTTGCGGTGAGCGCGTCCTCGTCGCGAGCGACGCCGGGCCCGCGGTCGTCGGCGTCGTACGCTCGCGTATCGTCGTTCCCGCCTGGTTGCTCCAGGTCGGCAAGGACCGACAGCGATGCGCGATCGCGCATGAACGTTCGCATCTGTCGGCTCGCGATCCGCAAGTCGTCGCGCTGGCACTGGCCGTCGTCGCATGCATGCCGTGGAATCCGTGGTTGTGGTGGCAGTTCCATCGACTACGTCGCGCCATCGAGATCGACTGCGACGCCCGCGTCCTGCGGGACGGACACGACCCGGTGGTGTACTGCGAAACACTGCTCCACGTCGGCAGGCAGCGCTCGCGCGCCACGCCGATCCTCCCCGCGATGTCGGCCTCCGCGTCCTTCCTCGAACGACGCATCCGCCAGATACTGCGCAGGCCGGGCCGGTGGGCCCGCGTGTCGGCCGCCACGCTGGGATGCGTGGCATCGGCCATGGCCGTCGTCGCGGCACAGGTGACGCCGCCCGGCAACGCGCTGGATCGCTACACGGGCTTCTACGAGATCAGCCCGATCTCACTCGTTACCGTCGAGCGCGAAGGCAACGGCCTCACGATCGGCATCACGGGACAGGTGTCCGTACCCCATCCTTTCCATGTCGTGCCCACCGGCGACGCACGGTTCGCGGTCGAGGGAAAAGAGGGGACCACGGTGCGTTTCGTCGACGATGCGCAAGGCCGGCCCGTTCGATTCGTGGCGACGCAGGACGGACGCGACGTGATCGACCGGCCGCGTGTCGACACAGCGCGGGCCACCCGGATCCGGGCCGCGCTCGCGGCACGCATCGAGGCGCAGAAACCGTTTCCTGGCAGCGAAAAGGCTTTGCAGCTGCTTCTCAGCGACACGCGCTCCAGCGCGGGAATGAGCGCCGAGCTGGCCCGCGTTCGATCCGAGAACCGGGCCTTCCGCGAACGGTTCCTCGCCGATCTCGGCCCCGTGCAGTCGTATGCGTTCACCGGCGTCACGAAGTTCGGCTCCGACAGCTATCGCGTGATACGCCAGCACGACACGGAGACCGTCCTCCTGGTCCTCGACGAGGACGGGACACTGGCGAGCGCCCTGCAATACACCGGAACCCGGAACTGGTAA
- a CDS encoding DUF350 domain-containing protein: MSYKEAFVIVPDLFTLPAFVAYLGLGILYFVAFVVTYIWITPQREMALIREGNLAAAISLGGAMIGFVQPLASAIAHSVNLVDLALWGAVAWAVQLLTHLVLRLVVRDLRGRIEADVRSVALFVALVAACVGTLNAAAMTY; encoded by the coding sequence GTGTCCTACAAGGAAGCGTTCGTGATCGTGCCGGACCTGTTCACCCTGCCCGCCTTCGTGGCCTACCTCGGCCTGGGCATCCTGTATTTCGTCGCCTTCGTGGTGACCTACATCTGGATCACGCCGCAGCGGGAGATGGCGCTGATCCGCGAGGGCAACCTCGCCGCCGCCATCAGCCTGGGTGGCGCGATGATCGGCTTCGTGCAGCCGCTGGCGAGCGCCATCGCGCACAGCGTGAACCTCGTCGACCTCGCCCTGTGGGGCGCCGTGGCCTGGGCCGTGCAGTTGCTGACCCACCTCGTGCTTCGCCTCGTCGTGCGTGACCTGCGCGGCCGTATCGAGGCCGACGTGCGCTCGGTCGCCCTGTTCGTGGCCTTGGTCGCGGCCTGCGTCGGCACCCTCAACGCCGCCGCCATGACCTACTGA